GGCAGTCCAATAGAATCACAGTAATTTATTGTTTTTAACGTGTTTTACTGCAATCGTATATTTCCTTTTTGCAAAACGAGTTGTTCTACCCAAAGGCTCCCATAACCCTTGCGGCTTTCGAATGGATAAAAAAACTCTCTCCAGGCGGAATGTCGAGGAAAAGAAACGCTTCCCTGGCGACGGGATGCCGCAGGCCCTCAAGGCCGAACTGATGGCTTGCCTCTCGATAGACAAGAGGGTGAAGGCATGAGCGGGAGAAAAAAACAGGTAAGGAACTCTCTATCGTCCGCTCTTCGGCGGCTGAATATCTGACCTTTGTCGCCGGTTGTCGGCAAGTCGGAACCAGCGTTGAAATGCGCTATGAGTATGAAAATATCTGGCTGACGCAGAAAATGATGGCAATACCGTATGATGTCTCCGTTCCTGCCATAAACCAGCATCTGAAGCGTATTGTCGATGATAATGAGCTTGAAGAAACCTCAGTTATTAAGGATTACTTAACAACTGCCAGCGACGGCAAAAACTATCAGGTCAAGCACTACAATCTTCATGCGATGATTGCTGTCGGCTTCAATATTGAAAACGAACGTGCTGTACAGTTTCGTAAATGGGCCAATCAGATGAAATTTTTCAGGATGCCGGAAAGGTGACAGCAGAAATTGCCAAAGCACACGCCGAAAGCGAGTTTGAAAAGTACCGGATCGTGCAGGACAGGCTGTTTGAAAGCGACTTTGACGTTTATCTTCTCGTAACAGAAGCAGTTATTTGATGTGAACCCATCATGGAGAGCTGGCCATTCCAGGAGTTGCGAGATTGGATTGTAGCGGGAGTGTTGCATCTTGTGATGGGTCAGGGAATCGATTGAAATTACATCGTCGTGATTTTCGAAGCCCTGCAGGAAGGCTCTCGAAGCAGGGGGATGAAGGGCATGGAAAACAACCTGGTTCCCATGCCTAACCAGCACACCGTCGAATTACGGTTATTCAGTGAAAGTACATCGCCAGTAACTCTTTTACGATGGGTCAGTTTTTCCGAAAACAGCTTCCAGAGTCGGGGCTGTGAGAACGGCTTCACTCCATGTTTCCAGCTCATCCTCTTTTGCGCTCCCTAATCGGACTGATACCCACTCAGGCAAAGGGCCAAAGCGACGCTCAAGCTGCCTTTTCAATAACCTTGATTCGCCCTCGACGCGGCCTTCAACACGGCCCTCAACACGGCCTTTGGCTATTCCCTTGGCAATGCCAATACGTTCTACGCTTGTAATGTATTGCACTTTTTCTCTCTCCTCAATTGTTTCAAGTTCTTGCCAGACCTTGCTATTCAACCATTCCGGCAGTTGCATTAACCAGTCGATGACATTGAATAAGTTGATTACCCGTTGTTTATCCCAATGCCGGTCATACAATATCCGCAGTAAACGGAGTTTTGCGTTGTACCGTTCCTGATCCTCTGTTCTGGTCTTTTTGGTCAGGATGTGTGCCGCCGTAATCCATCCAAAAGCGTTATCCGATGCCAGCAGCTCGTCGAGTTTGTCTTCATAATCTGTCAGTTTGGCAACCGGGAACTCCAGCGTATGGCGACATCCCAGCACAGAAAAACCATAAGAGGTTGGTTTCCAAAGCTTGTGTTCATCGGCCAGCACCGCCAAACTTGCTACAGGTCTTTTGTATCGGTCGAAAATCCGGTAATTGTACACAAACATCCGTTCGGCAAATTCGACCTGCTTTTTGCCCTGCACTTCAACGTGGATGTATATCCAGCTTTCATTGCCACAACGTTCGGTCACCCTGACAAGTCGGTCAACAAAGCGTCTCCCCAGCTCAGCATCCTGCACCACTGCCCGCAACTCTTGATCCAGAAAAATATGCTCCTGTGACCAATCTATTTCAGCATGGGCATCCGGGAAATAAAAGGCCATAAACTCCGAAAAGTAATGCTCAATGGCCTCTTTCCATGGGCTGTCATAGTGATCGTTCGAGTTTTCCATTCGATCTCCTTTGTTCGGGCAAAGTACCGATCAGTAACAATCGGCATGAGTCACACCAAGCCGTCATCAAACCAAATATAGAGGGGAGTGCGCTTAAAACAAAATCCATTCGGCGACCCTTTGCCTCCACATCCATCGCAGTGATGCTGTGCGGAGATAATGGGAGCAATCGGCAAAAGTTGTTCTGCACAAATCAAAATGAGGGTTGCGCTCGGTTTCAGGATTTACGAAGGTGTTTTTCCTGGATTTCTTGACGGATCTCCATTTATTCTGTAATTTTTCCCTCAATCTGTTATTGCCGAAATAAGAGGATGAAATCGAGTTTTTAATCCTGACTGGAGCGGAAGGCAGTTCATGTCACTGCAAGCTATCTGGACGGGGCGATTATAATAATCTTCGGATACAGGGATGCTGCATGAAACAAATTGTATCAGATCAGGAGCGCAGTCACCTTGATGGACGTGTCGCCGAGACGGAAAAGCGCACCGGAACCCAGATCGTTTTGAGCGTTATCCAGCGTAGTGATGCTTACGCGGAACTGCCATGGAAAGCGTTTGCCCTCGGCGCATCCGCTGCCGGATTAATCCTTCTTCTGCTGGATTGGTGGTTGTACGACTGGTATCCTGATCTGCCTGCGTTGATCATGGTGGCTGGTATACTCTTATCCGGCGCCCTGCTGGCACTCTTGACCGTCATGTTTCCACGATTTGCGAAATGCTTCCTGTCCAGCTATCGCGCTGAGGCGGAAGTGCAGCAGTATGCAAAATCACTCTTTCTGGATCGCGAGCTGTTTGCTACCCGTAAAAGGACAGGGATTCTGCTACTGGTGAGTTTATTTGAGCGTCGGATTGTCATTCTTTCGGACAAGGGAGTGGACGTGCATCTACAGGAAGAGGATAGAAGAATCATGATTGCGGCAATGACTCCGTTCTTGAAGAGTAAACAAATCAGTCAGGCATTTGATGCCGGTTTGGACTCTCTCTCCAGCATACTGGCAACCACATCCAAGGAAGCAACGGACAACGAATTGCCCGACGAAATTATCGAGGAGGAGGGACTATGAAGAGACGATTGATCATCCTGTTACTCCCGATCATGCTTATGATCAGCACGATACTTCTTGCGGCAGACGTCCCTTATCTGACGGGCAGGATCACGGACAATGCACAGCTTCTCTCCCAGGAGGTTAACCGCTCATTGTCGGATAGCCTGCAGGCGCATGAAAAACGCACCGGAAACCAGATTGCTGTTCTGACGATTTCCACGCTCGGTGGCGAGAGCATTGAAGATTACTCAGTCAGGGTTTTCGAATCCTGGAAACTCGGCCAGAAAGACAAGGATAATGGTGTTTTGATGGTGGTGGTTCCTGGCGACCGGCGGATGCGCATCGAAGTGGGGTACGGTCTTGAGGGAACGCTTACCGATGCAATGGCGGGACGCATTATTCAAACGGTTATGACCCCTAAATTCAAAAAAAGTGACTTTGAAGGTGGTATCGTTGACGGTACCAATGCTGTGATGAAACTTCTTGAGGGAGGGGAATTACCCCAGTCAGAGGTCAAGAGCGGTTCGATGAACAAGTCGAAATTCTTTGAAATTGAAGGGCCGGAGCTTTCGATTCAGGAACGTATTCTTTTAGGAGCGTTTATTTTCGGAATCATCGGATTATTTACCGCAATCGGGATACTGACGCCGGGTGTCGGATGGTTTTTATACTTCTTTCTGATACCATTCTGGGCAGTTTTTCCGATCGTTGTCCTTGGGTCAGACGTTGCGTTTTATTGTCTTATCGTCTATCTGATCGGCTTCCCGATTACAAAGCTTTTTATACGAAAAACCGACTGGTATAAAAAAGCTCAAAAAGATTTCCAGACCAAGGGGCAGACTTCAATCGGCGGACTTTCGATTAGTTCAGGCAGTTCTGGTTCATCATGGTCGTCCGGTGGATCCGGTTTTTCAGGCGGTGGCGGATCATCGGGCGGCGGCGGTGCGTCCGGCAGTTGGTAGGTGATTCCGGGAAAAGAGAGAGGGAGCCGGAGAAAGGGCTCCCTCTCTTTCTGCTTATGGTCGAGTCCTCTCCTGTCTATGGTCTGCCGTCGGGTCTGCCGTCAGGTCTGGAATCGGGCCTCCCATCCGGCCTCTGGTCAGGTCGTCCCTGAGGCTGATCTTGAGACTGAGGCCTTCCGTCCGGTCTGTAATCAGGTCTGCCATCTGGTCTCTGGTCAGGACGTCCCTGAGGCTGATCTTGGGACTGAGGCCTTCCGTCCGGTCTGTAATCGGGCCTGCCATCAGGTCTCTGATCAGGTCGTCCCTGAGGCTGATTCTGTGGCTGAGGTCTCTGGTCGGGTCTGCCGTCTGGTCTGAAATCAGGCCTTCCGTCTGGTCTGCCATCGGGTCTGCTGTCCGGTCTGAAGTCGGGCCTGCCGTCTGGTCTGTCTCCCGGTCTGAAACCAGGTCTGCTATCGGGCCGTCTGTCGCGGATTCTCTGTTCCTCGAAATGCCTGTTCCAGTAGGTTCTGTCTTGTTTGCGGTATTCAAGGTCGCGGCGACGCCTGATATCGTTCCAATTATGTCTTCTGATCTGGTAGGGGAGATCCCAATTTCTGACACGACACCATGGCCCGCGGAAAGAGGGAGAACGGAACCATCCGCCGTTGCGGTAAATGAAGTATAATCCGTCGTACCGGATGACATCGTAGTTCCATCCCCAGGAAACGGCTAAACCGTAATCGTCGAGGTAGATGAAGTCGGGACTTCTTTCTACTACCACTGAGGGACTGCCCCCTATGTTGAGGTGCAGATTGAGATCCGCATGGGCATTACTCACAGGAGTGCAGAGCAGCACTCCAGCGATCCCTGCGGCGGCCAGAACAAGTGATTTTTTCATGGATGGTTTCTTTGATTGAGTGAATCATTATCGAAGGCTCTCATGGTTCAAGGGGGGTGACCCTGGAAGAATGCACTCCTTCTTCCCCGTATGACGTTCTTTCCTGAAAAAACATTCTCAATCACAATCAACATAATCCCCTGAATTTAAAACCGGTGACTTTGAAGGCGGGATCGTTGGCGGTGCCGGGGCGTTCAGGCTTCGATGTGCTCTGTTTTCCTGAGCAGAATCCTGAAGAAGGTACGGAAGTCCTGTTCCAGCCATTTTCGCTCAAATCTGGTGTCGAATTGTGCTGGTATGGTGCTGTTTTCAACCTCGAAGCCGGTGCCGGGGAGCTGCTTCAGCACCCAGTTATAATAATCTTTGCTGTCGGTCACGATGAGCGCTTCGCAGCCTGAAATAAGCCGGTTGTTGAGCAGGCGCAGGTATTGCGGCGAAAAGAGTCTGTACTTGATATGCCTTCTTTTTGGCCAGGGATCGGGAAAGAGCGAATAAGCCCGTGAAAGAGAACATGCGGGGAAGAGGTGGGTAAAGGCGTTGCTTGCGCACGACTCGAGCAGTCGGATGTTATCGATGTTATGGATTGCAACCTTTTTTGCAAGCTCCGTTATCAGGCCGGATTTCTTTTCGATGCCGATAAACAGTCTGTCAGGGTATTCCGATGCCCTCCTGAGAAGATACTCACCGCTGCCGAAGCCTATTTCAACCTCGATTGTTCCGGCATCCTTAAGATTTATCTCTTCCCATGCTTGCCGATCTGCGATAATGACAGGGTTCTCGTAGAATGCCGCTCTGGTATCCATGAACATACAGGATTGCGTTATGATTCATGGGAAGCTCTGAAGCGTTGTTCCGACTCCGTCAGGGCGTCTATACTCGGCTCTTTTATAGGTGTTCCCATAAAAAGGGTCGGAATATACGTAAAGTCCTGACAGAGGCCTCAACGAGTTTGAAGAATAGATCGATGAGGCGTTGTTTATTGCAGGAGATTGCCGGGTTTTTTTGGCAGGAAATATGCTGAACGGGTGGACTAATCACCGATGAATGTTTTTCTCTGTTTTTTTTCTCGGGTAATTTTCTTAAAATGGGCCACTGTTCTTTCGTCGTAGCTGGTGCCGGTTTAAAAGCCGGAGAATAGGGAATTACGTGAAAATCGTAAACTGTACCCGCAACTGTACAACGGTAAGCTGCCAATAACACTCCATGGCCATCATGGATTGTCGAAAGCAGTCGTTTCAGGTCACTGCACTCTTTTCCTCCCTGGAAAACTGCGGGAAGGCCTGCAACAGTATGAAGCCGTTATAGTCAGGAGACCTGCCAGTTATTTTTGCATTACAAGATCGGACTACGGGTTATAGTCGGGGCAAAGCTGTATCTCTTTTGCATTGCTTTTCATTTGATCTTTTTGCACGTCGTTTTGGCGGAATATTGCAGAGCGTTCCGAAACAACAGGGCTTCGTTCCCCCCGTTTCGCTCTTCTGTTTTTCTTCGCTGAACCCTGTTGCAAAAAAATCAGCGGCACTGTTTTCTGTCAGTTACACACCGCCTTCAGATAGCCCCTGTCAGTTGATGTATTTCTAAAACTGAAAACAGGTGAAAAAAACAAATGAACAAAAAAGTATTTCTCGTCGTTGTGGCCGGCTTGCTTTGCAGCAGGGGGCTTCTGGCTGAAGAGCAGCCAAAAAGCTTTACCGGAGAGGAGATGGTGGTTACTTCAAGCCGAGTTGAGGAGCCAAAGAAAAATGTGACCTCCAACATTACCATTATCGGCAGGGAGGAAATTGAGCGCTCCTCAGCACAGGATCTCGGTGCACTGCTTGCCGAAAAGAATCTTGGACAAATCCAGAAATATCCCGGAACCTTGACTTCGGTTGGTATCAGAGGGTTCAGGAGTGAATCGCATGGTAACGATCTGATGGGCAAGGTGCTTGTGCTTGTTGACGGGCGTCGTGCCGGCACGGGCAATCTTGCCAAAATCATGACTGACAATGTTGAGCGCATCGAAATTATTCGTGGCCCGGCGGCCGTACAGTATGGTTCAGCAGCGATAGGAGGTGTTGTTAATGTCATTACAATCAGGGGTGAAGCGGCTCCCTCTCTCTTCATCGAACAGAACGTTGGAAGCAATGACTACTCAAAAACAGCCGTGGGCGCTCAGGGACGAGTCGGTAACCTTGATTTTTCAGGCAGCTTCTCAATTTCTGATTCAGGCGATTATTTAACCGGTTCCAATGAAAGGTATCTGAATACCGGTTACAGCGACCAGACCCTTGCGAGCTTCAATATTGGGTATGAGTTTTTGCCGGGACAGAGGGTTGGTATAAACTACCACTCTTTCGATGTTGAAAAAGCGGGCTCTCCCTCCTATCTGAGTCAGAATGATCTTTCCAGTTACACGGTCAATAATAATCACTCGCTCGATTTTATCTATGAGGGTTCATTGTCTGACAAGCGCTTTTCATGGATGGCCCGTTATTTTACCGGTATGGATGAATACCAGTATGTCGATCCCGTCTACTCCTATAAAAGCAGCAGCGATGTTGACCAGAGAGGCGCACAGGCCCAGTTGACCTTTTCAAAAGAGTCGCTGAGGCTGACCGCTGGTGTTGACTGGCTGCAGTATGACCTTCAATCGACGCTTGTTCCTCTCTGGAGCAAATATGAGAATCCCGCCGCTTTTCTTCTTGGTAAATATGGCTTGTTCGATGACCGGTTGATTGTGACGGCGGGTATTCGTTATGATGATTACAGGGTTGATATGGCCGAAGGCGAGGGAAGCTCAAGATCGAGTGATAATTTTTCGCAGCAGGCTGGCCTTGCCTGGCATCTCACTGATGTGCTGAAACTCAGAGGCTCTTATGCTGAGGGATTCAGAATGCCCTCCGCAAGGGAGTTGGCTGGCCAGATCAACTCTTTCGGAAAAATCTATATCGGCAATCCCGATCTGAATCCTGAGACCAGTGATACCTGGGAAGCGGGATTTGATGTCGTCAGCAAGGGGCTGAACTCCTCCTTCACCTGGTTCACCACCGACTATACCGGGATGATCGAAACGGTTGCAACCGCACCAAATTCATTCACCTATCGCAATATAGGCAGTGCAAGGGTTTCAGGAATAGAATCGGAGCTTTCATGGAAACTGAACGCCCTCTCTCCTTCATGGGTATTTGAGCCCTATGTCAATTACACGCATTTGCTCGAATACAAGGATAACGCTACAGGAAAACATCTGCTTTATACCCCGCAGTGGAATGCGAGTACCGGTCTGCGTCTTCGTGATATGAACGGCTTCAGCGCGGCATTTAGTGTGGCCTGTACCGGAAAGAGTATGATTCAGGATTATGAGAGTAGTTGGTCAGGACTCGTTGTCACGAAAGGCAGTTTTGCTGTCGCTAATGTGTCAGCTTCGAAGAGATTTTCGCTTGGTACGGAGGGAAAGAAGGGATTGGGTATTACCCTGAAAGCAGAGGTCGATAATCTGTTTGATCGCCAGTACCAGTATGTAAAGGGGTACACGATGCCAGGTCGTACCGTTGTGTTTGGATTGAAGGCTGATATTTGAAGCATTTTTATCAATACGTTGTTGTGGGCAACAAGGGTGATTGATGAATGGCCCTGCTGTCCGCTCTGACACTGACATGAGAGGAACATGAGTAACCTGACAACAAACATGACCATTACCGAGGCGGAAAGAGAGGCTCTCTACAAGGTGATTTACAGCCGACGCGATGTCCGTGGACAGTTCCTGCCCGACATGGTGCCGGATGAGGTGATAGCACGCCTCCTTGATGCAGCGCATCATGCCCCAAGTG
The DNA window shown above is from Pelodictyon phaeoclathratiforme BU-1 and carries:
- a CDS encoding DUF4351 domain-containing protein, producing the protein MENSNDHYDSPWKEAIEHYFSEFMAFYFPDAHAEIDWSQEHIFLDQELRAVVQDAELGRRFVDRLVRVTERCGNESWIYIHVEVQGKKQVEFAERMFVYNYRIFDRYKRPVASLAVLADEHKLWKPTSYGFSVLGCRHTLEFPVAKLTDYEDKLDELLASDNAFGWITAAHILTKKTRTEDQERYNAKLRLLRILYDRHWDKQRVINLFNVIDWLMQLPEWLNSKVWQELETIEEREKVQYITSVERIGIAKGIAKGRVEGRVEGRVEGESRLLKRQLERRFGPLPEWVSVRLGSAKEDELETWSEAVLTAPTLEAVFGKTDPS
- a CDS encoding TPM domain-containing protein produces the protein MKQIVSDQERSHLDGRVAETEKRTGTQIVLSVIQRSDAYAELPWKAFALGASAAGLILLLLDWWLYDWYPDLPALIMVAGILLSGALLALLTVMFPRFAKCFLSSYRAEAEVQQYAKSLFLDRELFATRKRTGILLLVSLFERRIVILSDKGVDVHLQEEDRRIMIAAMTPFLKSKQISQAFDAGLDSLSSILATTSKEATDNELPDEIIEEEGL
- a CDS encoding TPM domain-containing protein, producing the protein MKRRLIILLLPIMLMISTILLAADVPYLTGRITDNAQLLSQEVNRSLSDSLQAHEKRTGNQIAVLTISTLGGESIEDYSVRVFESWKLGQKDKDNGVLMVVVPGDRRMRIEVGYGLEGTLTDAMAGRIIQTVMTPKFKKSDFEGGIVDGTNAVMKLLEGGELPQSEVKSGSMNKSKFFEIEGPELSIQERILLGAFIFGIIGLFTAIGILTPGVGWFLYFFLIPFWAVFPIVVLGSDVAFYCLIVYLIGFPITKLFIRKTDWYKKAQKDFQTKGQTSIGGLSISSGSSGSSWSSGGSGFSGGGGSSGGGGASGSW
- the trmB gene encoding tRNA (guanine(46)-N(7))-methyltransferase TrmB, which codes for MDTRAAFYENPVIIADRQAWEEINLKDAGTIEVEIGFGSGEYLLRRASEYPDRLFIGIEKKSGLITELAKKVAIHNIDNIRLLESCASNAFTHLFPACSLSRAYSLFPDPWPKRRHIKYRLFSPQYLRLLNNRLISGCEALIVTDSKDYYNWVLKQLPGTGFEVENSTIPAQFDTRFERKWLEQDFRTFFRILLRKTEHIEA
- a CDS encoding TonB-dependent receptor plug domain-containing protein; the encoded protein is MNKKVFLVVVAGLLCSRGLLAEEQPKSFTGEEMVVTSSRVEEPKKNVTSNITIIGREEIERSSAQDLGALLAEKNLGQIQKYPGTLTSVGIRGFRSESHGNDLMGKVLVLVDGRRAGTGNLAKIMTDNVERIEIIRGPAAVQYGSAAIGGVVNVITIRGEAAPSLFIEQNVGSNDYSKTAVGAQGRVGNLDFSGSFSISDSGDYLTGSNERYLNTGYSDQTLASFNIGYEFLPGQRVGINYHSFDVEKAGSPSYLSQNDLSSYTVNNNHSLDFIYEGSLSDKRFSWMARYFTGMDEYQYVDPVYSYKSSSDVDQRGAQAQLTFSKESLRLTAGVDWLQYDLQSTLVPLWSKYENPAAFLLGKYGLFDDRLIVTAGIRYDDYRVDMAEGEGSSRSSDNFSQQAGLAWHLTDVLKLRGSYAEGFRMPSARELAGQINSFGKIYIGNPDLNPETSDTWEAGFDVVSKGLNSSFTWFTTDYTGMIETVATAPNSFTYRNIGSARVSGIESELSWKLNALSPSWVFEPYVNYTHLLEYKDNATGKHLLYTPQWNASTGLRLRDMNGFSAAFSVACTGKSMIQDYESSWSGLVVTKGSFAVANVSASKRFSLGTEGKKGLGITLKAEVDNLFDRQYQYVKGYTMPGRTVVFGLKADI